One window from the genome of Crateriforma spongiae encodes:
- a CDS encoding histone deacetylase family protein, with the protein MRLYYTDHFELPLPDGHRFPMDKYRRLRRRISESSRHIQDPLIVPPAATDSQLLLCHTPRYVRAVCEGSLTPAEIRRIGFPWSPKMVERSRRSTGATLAAARAAMEDGIAANLAGGTHHAFADAGEGYCVFNDAAVAIRVLQTEGRIGRAAVIDLDVHQGNGTASLLGSRDDVFTLSIHGVKNFPLRKMPSHLDIDLPDGTRGPEYCRTLVDALNAVANHGPYDLAIYLAGADPFEGDRLGRLSLTKHDLSVRDQTVIDWCADRSIPLAIAMAGGYAPEVDDIVDIHFSTIGIASAAASRIRSSV; encoded by the coding sequence TTGCGACTGTACTACACCGATCATTTTGAATTACCGCTGCCGGATGGTCATCGATTTCCGATGGACAAGTACCGACGGCTTCGGAGGCGAATTTCTGAGAGTTCGCGGCACATTCAGGACCCACTGATTGTGCCGCCGGCGGCCACCGACTCACAGCTATTGCTGTGTCACACGCCTCGCTATGTGCGTGCCGTTTGCGAGGGCAGTTTGACGCCCGCAGAAATTCGGCGAATCGGATTTCCTTGGTCGCCGAAGATGGTCGAGCGATCCAGGCGAAGCACCGGAGCGACCCTTGCCGCAGCGCGGGCGGCGATGGAGGACGGAATCGCCGCCAACCTGGCCGGAGGCACGCATCACGCCTTTGCCGACGCGGGCGAAGGTTATTGCGTTTTCAACGACGCGGCCGTTGCGATTCGGGTCCTGCAAACCGAAGGCAGAATCGGTCGTGCCGCCGTCATCGACTTGGACGTGCATCAGGGCAATGGGACCGCCAGTCTGTTGGGCAGCCGCGACGACGTTTTCACGTTGTCGATTCACGGTGTCAAAAATTTCCCGTTAAGAAAGATGCCCAGTCATCTGGACATCGACTTGCCCGATGGGACCAGGGGACCTGAATACTGTCGAACGCTGGTCGATGCTTTGAATGCGGTGGCAAATCACGGGCCTTACGACCTGGCCATCTATCTGGCCGGTGCGGATCCGTTCGAGGGCGATCGACTGGGCCGGCTTTCGCTGACCAAGCACGATTTGTCGGTGCGTGACCAGACGGTGATCGATTGGTGTGCAGACCGATCGATCCCTTTGGCGATTGCGATGGCGGGCGGCTATGCCCCCGAAGTGGACGATATCGTCGACATCCACTTTAGCACAATCGGGATCGCGTCGGCGGCCGCGTCGCGGATCCGAAGCTCGGTGTGA
- a CDS encoding sigma-70 family RNA polymerase sigma factor — protein sequence MDSITDVLARSSEGESSETDRLFSLMYDDLRRLAGKFLRNEPARDRLSSSSLVHQAYVRMVDQSRVNWQGKTHFFAIGATVMRRILVDHARKTRANKRGGNWQRRELTDEVTFHLHRDDDVMALDDLLQTLEKLNPRQAKIVELRFFGGLTMREIAAEVNLGLRTIEKEWAMARAWMRRELRQGLPEDEADAAGSSTEDTPPVDA from the coding sequence ATGGATTCGATCACCGACGTATTGGCGCGTAGCAGCGAGGGCGAGAGCAGCGAGACTGATCGTCTGTTTTCGCTGATGTACGACGACTTGCGTCGGCTGGCGGGAAAGTTTCTGCGTAACGAACCGGCGCGTGATCGTCTGAGTTCATCATCGCTGGTGCACCAGGCATATGTTCGCATGGTGGACCAGTCGCGGGTCAATTGGCAGGGAAAGACGCATTTTTTTGCCATCGGCGCCACCGTCATGCGGCGCATCTTGGTCGATCACGCACGAAAGACTCGGGCGAACAAACGCGGTGGCAATTGGCAACGCCGCGAGTTGACCGACGAAGTCACGTTTCATTTGCATCGCGATGACGACGTGATGGCGCTGGATGATTTGTTACAGACGCTGGAAAAGTTGAACCCGCGCCAGGCGAAGATCGTCGAACTGCGATTCTTTGGCGGGCTGACGATGCGTGAGATTGCTGCCGAAGTGAATTTGGGGCTTCGCACGATCGAAAAGGAATGGGCCATGGCACGGGCTTGGATGCGCCGTGAACTTCGCCAAGGCTTGCCCGAAGATGAAGCGGATGCCGCCGGATCGTCGACGGAAGATACCCCGCCAGTCGATGCCTGA
- a CDS encoding serine/threonine protein kinase gives MDADRYARVRDLFLAADELPPDQQEAWVRSNCGDDDSLVQEVMSLLAEHDIDSARAEGERSIDLSQSLAAAGGDAESTPSFPTPSLPQSDDQGTKRGPAKVAGGKPKTRTGSSDTDRGQITRVGAQRTQAVPRYGSGRRTKRGSGGGTMPPPNTVLWVHQTRKARRRNSWWLLLALIIPTCLVGWLTYRNVASLLRQEVQNDLEGLADGLLRSSARFLDNRVQLVESWARAEEVRACVVKLVGIARGDDPVDALRSAPETDTIMQQLQYLSGRDDIKFVIWDRTGTTLSSWLPDRADVGNPIVQDQANGLARVFRGQSIIYGPERMVESTEGFVPETDRPVMAPIVPVRDDNGKIIAALLVRGFEMFDDFNQVFSETARVSGTDVYAVNRDGIMVSESPYAVAAARRGDLKVDPDGISAVMRVSEILRADDDDPFSRMVEPLTYAAARASKGRTGMRMTPYENYAGHHVIGAWRWMPRWQMAILVEEPADKAFAAAGIVRFGFLSLGGLLTVAALVTASLIARRSALNEAVLHPLSRYEILGELGSGGMGVVYRARHRQLGRDTALKVLRGDRRSREDQQRFDREARLAATLSSPHCVKIYDYGSSPDGEAYCVMEFLEGLTLYEVVARSGHQSFGRTLFILRQICDAIGEAHGKGLLHRDLKPQNVILSHDAAVGDWAVVFDFGLAKPVDPTGDVFNTSETIWSGTPMYMAPERFRSPESADPRSDIYAIGCIAYFLLSAHPPYAECDPESMFALILNEKPIRMSTHRGESVPPELRELVERSMSKSLERRFQSVSDLAEAIDRLRVYYPWTSENADVWWQVHGAEFLDGREFRPDQIDL, from the coding sequence ATGGATGCCGATCGTTACGCTCGGGTCCGCGACCTGTTTTTGGCGGCCGACGAATTGCCGCCCGACCAACAAGAAGCCTGGGTTCGGTCGAACTGTGGCGATGATGATTCGTTGGTCCAGGAAGTCATGTCGTTGTTGGCCGAACACGACATCGATTCGGCTCGTGCCGAGGGTGAACGAAGCATTGACCTAAGTCAGTCGTTGGCCGCGGCGGGGGGGGATGCCGAATCGACGCCATCGTTTCCCACCCCGTCTTTGCCGCAAAGCGACGACCAGGGGACCAAACGAGGGCCCGCCAAGGTTGCCGGCGGCAAGCCAAAGACGCGAACCGGCAGCAGCGATACAGATCGTGGACAGATCACTCGGGTCGGAGCCCAGCGTACCCAAGCGGTTCCGCGCTATGGATCAGGACGCCGGACCAAACGTGGCAGCGGTGGCGGGACAATGCCGCCGCCCAATACGGTGTTGTGGGTTCACCAGACGCGCAAAGCCCGACGTCGCAATTCCTGGTGGTTGTTGCTGGCGTTGATCATCCCGACATGTTTGGTCGGCTGGCTGACGTATCGCAACGTCGCATCGCTATTGCGACAAGAAGTCCAAAACGATCTCGAGGGCTTGGCCGACGGCCTGTTGCGATCATCGGCGCGGTTTCTGGACAACCGTGTTCAATTGGTCGAATCGTGGGCTCGTGCGGAAGAAGTTCGCGCATGTGTGGTCAAGCTGGTTGGGATCGCCCGCGGTGACGATCCGGTGGATGCACTAAGGTCTGCACCGGAGACCGACACGATCATGCAGCAACTGCAATATCTGTCCGGTCGCGACGATATCAAGTTCGTGATTTGGGACCGCACCGGGACGACGTTGTCCAGCTGGTTGCCCGATCGCGCCGACGTGGGCAATCCGATCGTTCAAGACCAGGCCAATGGGCTGGCCCGAGTGTTTCGCGGCCAGTCGATCATTTATGGCCCCGAACGGATGGTGGAATCCACCGAGGGCTTTGTGCCCGAAACCGACCGACCTGTGATGGCACCGATCGTGCCGGTCCGCGATGACAACGGAAAGATCATTGCGGCATTGCTGGTTCGCGGTTTTGAAATGTTTGACGACTTCAACCAAGTCTTCAGCGAAACCGCGCGGGTCAGCGGGACGGATGTGTACGCGGTCAATCGTGACGGCATCATGGTTTCGGAAAGCCCCTATGCGGTGGCCGCGGCGCGACGCGGTGATCTGAAAGTGGATCCCGACGGAATCAGTGCGGTGATGCGTGTCAGCGAGATCTTGCGGGCCGATGACGATGATCCATTTTCCCGAATGGTCGAACCGCTGACCTATGCCGCGGCCCGAGCGTCCAAGGGACGCACCGGTATGCGAATGACGCCTTATGAAAACTATGCCGGGCATCACGTGATCGGTGCGTGGCGTTGGATGCCGCGATGGCAAATGGCGATCTTGGTGGAAGAACCGGCGGACAAAGCGTTCGCCGCGGCGGGGATCGTACGATTCGGCTTCTTGTCGCTGGGCGGACTGTTGACGGTCGCCGCGTTGGTCACCGCAAGTTTGATCGCACGCCGGTCGGCATTGAACGAAGCCGTGCTGCACCCGCTAAGTCGCTACGAGATCTTGGGCGAATTGGGCAGCGGTGGCATGGGCGTTGTTTATCGGGCAAGACATCGACAGTTGGGCCGCGACACGGCGCTGAAGGTTTTGCGAGGCGATCGCCGCAGTCGTGAAGATCAACAGCGTTTCGATCGCGAGGCCCGTTTGGCCGCGACATTGTCCAGTCCGCACTGTGTGAAGATTTACGATTACGGCAGCAGTCCGGACGGCGAAGCGTACTGTGTGATGGAGTTTCTGGAGGGGCTGACGTTGTACGAAGTCGTCGCCCGCAGCGGCCACCAATCGTTCGGCCGCACGCTATTCATCCTGCGGCAAATCTGTGACGCGATCGGCGAAGCGCACGGCAAAGGTTTGTTGCACCGTGACTTGAAACCTCAAAACGTGATCTTGTCGCATGATGCGGCCGTCGGTGATTGGGCGGTGGTGTTTGATTTCGGTTTGGCCAAGCCGGTCGACCCCACCGGCGACGTGTTCAATACATCCGAAACGATCTGGTCGGGCACACCGATGTACATGGCCCCCGAACGCTTTCGGTCTCCCGAATCAGCCGACCCACGATCGGATATTTATGCGATCGGCTGCATCGCCTATTTCTTGTTGTCAGCGCATCCGCCGTATGCGGAATGCGACCCCGAATCGATGTTCGCATTGATCTTGAACGAGAAGCCGATTCGCATGAGTACGCATCGTGGCGAATCGGTGCCGCCGGAGCTGCGTGAACTGGTCGAACGCAGCATGTCGAAATCGTTGGAACGTCGCTTCCAGTCGGTCAGTGATTTGGCCGAAGCAATCGATCGATTGCGAGTCTATTATCCGTGGACGAGCGAGAATGCGGACGTCTGGTGGCAAGTCCACGGGGCCGAATTTTTGGACGGACGCGAGTTTCGGCCGGATCAGATTGACTTATGA
- the rfbA gene encoding glucose-1-phosphate thymidylyltransferase RfbA: MNGPKHVSGPDQPESLGRQRSGSQHSGSQHSGGQPNACSDSRSGLDDSSTWKGVLLAGGDGTRLAPLTVAVSKQLMPIHDKPMIFYPLSTLMLAGIRDVLLICKPEQRTLFQRLLGDGSAYGIRIDYAVQPVADGIAQSLLIASDFVAGHRCCLILGDNLFYGDGLVGHLQSAMQRCRGASVFAYRVQDPARYGVVRFDESGNAVSLSEKPDRPESDFAVPGIYFYDDRVSELAGQLQPSPRDELEITDLNRRYLQMGNLAVEPIGRGTAWLDMGTHDSLREAGSFVATIEHRTGLKIACLEEIAFRQGWIDAAKLRSQADRFASSQYGQYLRRIADDGILRTS, from the coding sequence ATGAACGGGCCAAAGCACGTCAGCGGGCCGGATCAGCCCGAATCATTGGGCCGCCAACGCTCGGGCAGTCAACACTCGGGCAGCCAACATTCGGGCGGGCAGCCCAATGCTTGTTCCGATTCAAGGTCTGGGCTGGACGATTCGTCTACTTGGAAAGGCGTGTTGTTGGCCGGCGGCGATGGGACTCGGCTGGCACCACTGACGGTCGCGGTCAGTAAGCAACTGATGCCGATCCACGACAAGCCGATGATTTTTTATCCGCTGTCGACATTGATGTTGGCGGGGATCCGCGATGTGTTGTTGATCTGTAAACCGGAACAACGCACGCTGTTCCAGCGTCTGTTGGGTGACGGATCGGCATACGGAATTCGTATCGATTACGCCGTCCAACCGGTGGCCGACGGGATTGCCCAATCGTTGCTGATCGCATCGGATTTTGTGGCCGGCCATCGTTGTTGTCTGATTTTGGGAGACAACCTGTTTTACGGCGATGGTCTGGTGGGCCATTTGCAATCGGCGATGCAACGCTGTCGTGGTGCATCGGTGTTCGCTTATCGCGTCCAAGATCCGGCCCGCTATGGTGTCGTACGTTTCGACGAATCGGGCAACGCGGTTTCGTTAAGCGAAAAACCGGATCGACCCGAATCGGACTTTGCCGTCCCCGGGATCTATTTTTACGACGACCGGGTCAGCGAATTGGCGGGGCAGCTACAGCCATCACCGCGCGATGAATTGGAAATCACGGATCTGAACCGCCGATATCTGCAAATGGGAAACTTGGCGGTCGAACCCATTGGCCGTGGGACGGCGTGGTTGGACATGGGCACGCACGACAGCTTGCGAGAAGCGGGCAGCTTCGTGGCCACGATCGAACATCGCACGGGGCTGAAGATCGCTTGCTTAGAAGAAATCGCGTTTCGACAAGGCTGGATCGATGCCGCGAAACTGCGAAGCCAGGCCGATCGCTTCGCATCCAGCCAGTACGGCCAATACCTGCGCCGGATCGCCGACGACGGTATTTTGCGAACGTCTTAG